In a single window of the Leisingera daeponensis DSM 23529 genome:
- a CDS encoding MarR family winged helix-turn-helix transcriptional regulator has translation MSTTSKDRLRLWLKVLKATKAVESEVRENLRRDFSTTLPRFDVMAALMQHDKGLKMSELSGVLKVSNGNVTGIVERLVEDGHVLREKVEGDRRANLVRLTPAGKAEFARQADAHEGWINAAFDGLTADEAQRITESLDAVARRLENGGKA, from the coding sequence TTGAGCACAACTTCGAAAGACCGGCTGCGGCTGTGGCTGAAGGTGCTGAAGGCCACCAAGGCGGTGGAGAGCGAAGTGCGGGAAAACCTGCGGCGCGATTTCTCCACCACGCTGCCGCGGTTCGACGTGATGGCGGCGCTGATGCAGCACGATAAAGGCCTGAAGATGAGCGAGCTGTCGGGGGTCCTGAAAGTCTCCAACGGCAATGTGACCGGCATCGTCGAGCGGCTGGTCGAGGACGGCCATGTGCTGCGCGAGAAGGTCGAGGGCGACCGGCGCGCCAACCTGGTGCGGCTGACCCCGGCGGGCAAGGCGGAGTTTGCCCGGCAGGCGGACGCGCATGAGGGCTGGATCAATGCGGCCTTTGACGGGCTGACCGCGGATGAGGCGCAGAGAATAACAGAAAGCCTGGACGCGGTTGCGCGGCGTCTGGAAAACGGAGGCAAGGCGTGA
- a CDS encoding SDR family NAD(P)-dependent oxidoreductase produces MSVDGRHAVISGGGSGVGAELAARFAAGGAKVTILGRRMEPLQEVADRTGAFPAMCDVTDRAEVDAALAKAVEANGQVSIALANAGAAPSIPFERMSTADFEAALSVNLTGVFNLWQACLPGMKAQGWGRLIAVASTAGLKGYPYVSGYCAAKHGVVGLTRALAVELAKTGVTVNAICPGFIETPLLQRSLDNIVAKTGMTAEQAAKSLRRGNPQDRFIQPQEVAEAALWLASAGAGSVNGSALPISGGEI; encoded by the coding sequence ATGAGCGTGGACGGCAGACATGCGGTAATTTCCGGCGGCGGCTCCGGCGTCGGCGCCGAGCTTGCCGCGCGGTTTGCCGCGGGCGGTGCCAAGGTCACCATCCTGGGCCGCCGCATGGAGCCGTTGCAGGAGGTGGCGGACCGAACGGGCGCCTTTCCCGCAATGTGCGATGTGACCGACAGGGCAGAGGTGGATGCGGCCTTGGCCAAGGCGGTGGAGGCCAACGGGCAGGTCAGCATTGCGCTGGCCAATGCCGGTGCTGCGCCCTCCATACCCTTTGAGCGGATGAGCACGGCGGATTTCGAGGCGGCGCTGTCGGTCAATCTGACCGGTGTTTTCAACCTTTGGCAGGCCTGTCTGCCGGGGATGAAGGCGCAGGGCTGGGGGCGGCTGATCGCCGTGGCCTCCACCGCCGGGCTGAAGGGTTATCCTTATGTCTCCGGCTATTGCGCGGCGAAGCACGGGGTTGTCGGCCTGACCCGGGCGCTGGCGGTGGAGCTGGCGAAAACCGGGGTGACGGTGAATGCGATCTGCCCGGGTTTCATTGAAACGCCGCTGCTGCAAAGATCGCTGGACAACATCGTGGCCAAGACCGGCATGACGGCGGAGCAGGCGGCGAAGTCTTTGCGCCGGGGCAACCCGCAGGACCGGTTCATCCAGCCGCAGGAAGTGGCAGAGGCGGCGCTGTGGCTGGCCAGCGCAGGCGCAGGCTCGGTCAACGGCAGCGCGCTGCCGATTTCGGGAGGGGAGATTTGA